The nucleotide sequence CCCGGGCTCATCGACCGAGTCGAGGACCTGGTGCACCACCTCCTCGGGGAGGCCGCGCTTCTCGCCCAGCTCCTGGGCGCGCTCGCGCGTCTCCTTGTGCAACGCCTCGAAAGCGGGATCGTGGTCGTTGAGCGGCGCCATCTCCTCGGTCGGCATCACGACCGCGGTCAGGTAGCCGTCGCTCAGCGCGTACTGCAGCGACGTGGCGCGCTGCTCGCCCTGGAGGAGGAGCTGCACGCCCCCCAGGCCGCGCTGGATCTGCCCGATGCGGGCAATGACCCCCATCGAGTAGAGGATGTCGGCCGACGGTTCGTCGGTGTTGTCACGCTGGGCAACGGCGAAGACGAGCCGATCGCTCTTCAGCGCAGCTTCGATTGCGCGCAACGTTCCCGGGCGCCCCGCCGCGATGGGCGAAGTGAGTCCCGGAAAGGTGACCGTCCCTCGCAAGGGGAGGACGGGGAGTGTCTGTCGCTGGGCCATGGCTCTGGAGAATCGAGTGGTCGAGGGGAGAGCAATGAGAATCGACGGGCGACGCGATCTCGAGCGGTACCGGACCTTGCCGGCCTGCACCGAGAGGCGCGAGTCGCACGACGACGGCTCCTCCCCCTCTGTGCACGCCCCGGGCTCACCGTATTACGCCACGCTGACGGGGTTTGCAACTTTCGCGGGCCATTCTGACGTAGTGGCTCCGGCAGTGCGCCGTTGCGGCCGGTCCCCGCGCTAGACGCTGTTCCGGTCCAATGCTACACTACGACGCTGGTTTCGCCCTCAGATTCCACTGCTCCCCCTCGAGTGCCCGACCCCATCGTTTCGTCCTCCGACTCCGAGCTTCGCGCGCATGTCGAACGCGTCCTGAGCGCGAACTACGAGTTGGACCGGGAGATCGGGCGCGGGGGGATGGGAATCGTCTACCTGGCGCGCGACCGGCGACTCAAACGGCAGGTGGCCGTCAAGCTCCTCCCCCCGGAACTCGCCTTCAGGTCCGAGATCCGGACGCGCTTCCTGCGCGAGGCCGAGACCGCGGCACAGCTCAGCCACCCCCACATCGTCCCGATCTACTCGGTCGACGAGCGCGAGGGGCTGGTCTACTTCGTGATGGCCTATGTGGACGGCGAGAACCTGGCCGCCCGTCTCCATCACCATGGTGCACTCGACTTTGACGAGGCGCGGCGCGTCCTGCTCGAGGTCGCTCGCGCGCTCGACTTTGCGCACGAGCGCGGCGTCGTGCACCGCGACATCAAGCCCGACAACATCCTCATGAGCGCCGAGGATGGGCGGGTGATGGTGACCGATTTCGGGATTGCCCGCGCCGTGAGCGACGGCGACGCGCGACTCACCGCGACCGGCATGGCGATCGGGACACCGGCCTACATGTCGCCCGAGCAGTCGATGGGCGAGCGCGAAGTGGACGGGCGCAGCGATCTCTATTCGCTTGGCGTCGTGGCGTATCAGATGATCACCGGCGAACTCCCGTTCAACGCCTCGAGCACGCCGGCGCTCCTCGTCAAGCACATCTCCGAGGTCCCCACTCCGATCCAGCAGCGGCGCCCCGATGTCCCGGCCGACCTGGGGCGCGCGGTGATGATGATGCTGGAGAAGGAGCCCGACAACCGCTTCCCCAGCGCGGCGTCGCTCGTCGCGGCGCTGGAGAGCGGCGACGTCCCGGTCCCGCGCAACGGCGGGCCGCTCTCGTTAGGCTCGCTCCCCCAGCGCTCGGCCACCGAGGCGGCGTCGCTGCGCCCGGGGCAGATGGCGCAACACATCGAGGTTGGCGCGCCGACCGAAGAAGAGCTGGTGCGCTGGCGAGCCCCGAACGTGAAGGCGTTCCGCCGCAAGCTCGCGCCGTGGATGTTCGCCGGCGGGGCGAGCATCGTCGTATCCGCCTTCGGCGGCCCCGACTTCGCCGGGCTGTGGGGGATGTACTCGATCTACATGGCGTGGAAGTACGCGCAGCTGTGGTCCGATGGCTACGACTGGCGCGACATCCTCAAGGAGCCCAGGGATCGTCTCTTCTTCGACGTGGTGGCCGAGTGGGGCGACAACGTGAAGGCGCTGTGGGATCCGGCCAAGCGTTCGGAGATGCGCGAGCGCAAGCGCCTGCGCGAGGGCGTGGGCTCCGCGCTGTTCGAACGCGCCGACTCGCCGGTGCCGGTTGCGGCGGGGCGGTCGCCTAACGACCTGGCCGCGCTGTCGGCGTCGAGCGCGCGCACCGTGCAGGACGCACGGCGCAACCGGGAGGAGATCCTCCGCCTCATCGAGACGCTCCCCAAGAAGGAGCGCTCGCTCCTGGGCGACGTGCCGCAGTCGGCCATCGCGCTGTACCAGAAGATCGAGGCGCTGTCGTTGCAGGTGGCGGAGCTCGAACGCAACGTCCCCGCGGAGTCGTCGGCGCAGCTCGACGCCGAGATTGCGCGCCTCGAGGGAGAGGCGAACCCGCTGGATACGCGCGCCAGTGAGGAGCGCGTGCGCCGGCTGGCGTACCTCAAGCGCCAGCGGCGCGCCGTCGCCGACCTGGGGGGGCGCCTCGCCGCCGCGCGGGAGAAACTGGAGAGCTGCCAGGTCGCGCTCCAGAACATGCGCCTCGAGGTGGTGCGCCTGCGGAACGGGCCGCAGAACTACCAGACCATCACCTCCGTCGCCGAGAAGGCGATTGCGCTCGGGCGCGAGGTGGACGCCGTCGTGTACGCGCGCGACGAGGTTGCCAAACTCAAGATAGGAGGACGGGGGTAACGTGCGGCGGTGCGGTCCACGGACCGCGCCGCCTTGACCGTTGCCACGCTCCACCATGACCGATCCCCTCCGCGAACGCGTTGGCGCCGCACTCGGCGGCACGTACGAGATCGAGGGTGAACTCGGTCGCGGCGGGATGGGCGTCGTGTACCGTGCGATGGACCGCAAGCTGCGGCGCGCGGTCGCCATCAAGGTCCTCCCCCCCGAACTCGCCTTCCGTGACGACGTGCGCCAGCGCTTCCTGCGCGAGGCGCAGACCGCGGCGCAGCTCAACCATCCCAACATCGTCCCCATCTACGCCGTCGAGGAGCGCGACGGGCTCGTCTGCTTCGTGATGGCGCTGGTGGAAGGCGAGCCGCTGGCGTTGCGGCTGGCGACAAACCCCCGCCCGCCGGTGGCCGAGGTGTGCCGCATCCTGCGCGGCGTCGCCGATGCGCTGGCGTATGCGCACGGGCGCGGCATCGTCCATCGCGACGTCAAGCCCGACAACATCCTCATCGATCGCGCCACGGGGCGCCCGATGGTCACCGACTTCGGGATCGCGCGCGCCGCCGAGGGCGATGCGCGACTCACCGTCACCGGGATCGCCGTCGGAACGCCGGCCTACATGTCGCCCGAGCAGGCGATGGGTGAGCGCGAGATCGACGGGCGCTCGGATCTCTACTCGCTGGCGATCGTTGCCTACCAGATGCTGGTGGGCGAGCTCCCGTTCCAGGCGGGGAACACGCCGGCGATGCTGATGAAGCACATCAGCGACACGCCGCGACCGCTGCGCGAGTACCGTCGCGACCTGTCGCCGCTGCTCGTGGCGGCGATCGAGCGCGCGATGGCCAAGCGGCCGTCGGATCGCTGGGACGATGCCGGGGCGTTTCGCGACGCCATTGCCGCGGTGGAGGGCGGGGTGGGCGCGCTCCCGCCGGCGTCGCTGCCGCCAGCCGCAACGCGCGCGCCCGCCGAGTCGCCGCGCGACGCGCGACTGTCGTCGGCGTGGAAGCACGCGGCGCCGCGGCCATCGGCTCGTCCGACGGCCGGTGGCGAGGGGGAGGCGGCGCCGCGGGCCCCCGACGGGGCGGGGCTCGCGGCGAGCGTGCGCGCCATCGTGCGCGGTGTGGAGCACCAGGTCGCGGACCAGGCGCGCTACGCCCAGCGCATGGCCGACGAGGCGGCGCGCGATGCCATCGAGGCCGCCAACGCCGGGTGGGGGGGGGCGCCGCGCCGTGCGCCCAACCCGGGAATGCAGCCAATGCCCGCCGTCCCGTCGTGGATGCCCGAGTCGTGGCGCGAGGTGCGCGAGCAGTCGCGCATGACCCGGCGCGACGCCCGCTCGCAGCGCGCCGCGCTCCGCGGCCGGGAGAGCCTGGACGCCTTTCAGCAGCTCGGCGTCGTCGATCGCATTCGCGCCTTCCGCCGCAGGGCCGCCAGTTCGGTCGTCACCGTCGGCTTCCTTGGCGTCATCAACGCGATGTTCACCCCCGACTTTCCCTGGGTGATCTTTCCCGCTCTGGCGATGACCATCCCCCTCGCGCAGCGCTTCGCGTCGCTCTGGGCCGACGGCGTTCGGCTGCGCGACATCTTCGGCGCCGAGGCATCGCGCGCGCTCAAGGCGCATGGGGAGGGCGCCGCGATGGCGGTGCTCCCCACGCCAACACAGGCCGCGCAGCCGATGGTGCCGCCCGACGTGCTGGCCGGGACCTACGGCGAGCACGTGCGCCGCGCGGCCTCCGATCGGCGCGCCGTGCACGAAGTGCTCGCCAAGCTCACCAAGGCCGACAAGGACCTGATTCCCGACGTCGCCCCCACGGTCGACTCGCTCACCGAGCGCGTGGCATCGTTGGCCCAGGCGCTGCACCGCCTGGAGGATGACGTGCAGCCGGCGGCGCTCGAGGCTCTCGACCAGCGGATCGCAGCAGCGCGTGAGCAGCCCGAATCGCGCGAGCGCGACCAGAAGGTGGCCCTCCTCGAGCGGCAACGCGCCACGCTGGCCGACCTCGCGTCGCGCCACGAGACGCTGCGCACCCAGCTGGAGAGCGCGTCGCTCGTGCTGCAGAACATGCGCCTCGACATGATCGCCCTGCGCTCGGCCGGCGTGCAGTCGGCAATCGACGATGTCTCCTCGGCGACGCAGGAGGCGCGCGCCGTGTCGCGCGATATCGCGCACGTGCTCGACGCCGCCCGCCAGGTTCGTTAGGCCGTCCCACTTCCAAGAGCCATGATCCGTCGACTCGTGGTCCTCGTCGTTGCCGTCTGCGCGGTAGCCGCGGCGACCGCCCTCGTCGCGCGTCCCCGCGATGCGCAGCCGCCGCGCGCCGATCTCGTCTTCATCAACGGGCACGTCGTCACCGTCGACTCGCAGCGCCCCGAGGCGCAGGCGGTTGCGGTGCGCGGTGACCGCATCGTCGCGGTGGGAACCACGGATGCCATCCGCCGTTTGGCGGGGCCCGGGACGCGCACCATCGATCTCGGCGGGCGCCTCCTCATTCCCGGGTTCATCGAGGGGCACGGGCACTACCTGGGGCTTGGCGAGTCGAAGCTCGTCCTCGACCTCACCACGGCGCGCAACTGGGACGACATCGTGGCGATGGTGGGCGCCGCGGCGAGGGAGGCGCGCGCCGGGGAGTGGATCGTCGGCCGCGGGTGGCACCAGGAGAAGTGGGATCGCGTGCCGCAGCCCAACGTGGAAGGGGTGCCGCTGCATGCGTCGCTCGATCGCGTGAGCGCCGATCATCCGGTCCTGCTCACGCACGCCAGCGGGCACGCCGCGTTCGCCAACGCCCGGGCGTTGCAGCTGGCAGGCGTCACGCGCGACACCCCGAACCCGGACGGCGGCGAGTTCGTGAAGGACGCCGCGGGCGAGCCGACGGGGTTCCTGAAGGAGACGGCGCAGCGCATCGTTGGTGCCGCCCGCACGCGCGACGACCGCTTGTCGCCGGCCGACCGGGCGGCGCGCTTCCGTCGCGTGGTGCAGCTGGCGGGCGAGGAGGCGCTGCGGCAGGGCGTCACTACCTTCCATGACGCCGGCGCCGACTTTGCCACCATCGACGCCTACCGCCAACTCGCCGACGAGGGGAAGCTCCCCGTACGCCTGTACGTCATGGTGCGCCGCGAGAGCAACGCGCGGATGGACTCGCTCCTTCCCCGCTATCGCCTGCTGGGCTATGGCAACCACTACCTCACCGTGCGGTCCATCAAGCGCCAGATCGACGGCGCCCTCGGACCGCGCGGTGCCTGGCTGCTCGAGCCGTACGCCGACCTCCCGACCTCGAGCGGGCTTGCCCTCGAGAGCCCGGCCGACATCGAGGAAACCGCGCGCGTGGCCATCAAGCACGGCTTCCAGGTGAACACGCACGCCATCGGCGACCGCGCCAACCGTGAGGTGCTCGACATCTACGAGCGCACGTTCAGGGCAAATCCCGACAAGCGCGACCTGCGCTGGCGCGACGAACACTCGCAGCACATCGACCCCGCCGATATCGCCCGCTTCCGGACGTTAGGGGTGATTGCCTCAATGCAGGGAATCCACACGATCTCGGACGGCCCGTGGGTCCCCCGGCGGCTTGGCGAGGAGCGTGCGCGCCGCACCTCCTACCTGTGGCGCGCCCTCTGGGACGCGGGGGTCATCGTCACCAACGGGACCGACGTCCCCGTCGAGAAGATCGATCCCATCCCCAGCTTCTGGGGGAGCGTCTCGCGCATCGTCGCCGACGGCTCAGTCTTCCTCCCCGAGCAACGCGTCACGCGCGCGCAGGGGCTGCAGGCCTACACGCTGAACAACGCCTACGCAGCCTTCGAGGAGCGGGACAAGGGGTCGATCACGGTGGGCAAGCTCGCCGACCTCGCCGTCCTCACCAAGGACATCATGACGATCCCCGAGCGCGAGATTCCCACGGCCCGCGTGGCGATGACGGTGCTGGGCGGAAAGGTGGTGTACGAGGCGAAGTGAAACGAGGGCAGCGCGCCCGCGCCCGCCGACCTGCCTAACGCGGTAGTTCGCCGGGGACCCACCGCTCGCCGCCGAGCGCGTAACCCACGATCCCACCCACGACGCTGCCAATCGCCAACCCCACCGGTGCGCCCTTCAGGAAGTCAGATGCCTTGGGGTTCACCTCGGGAAGCTGCCCGAAGCCGATCAGGAGCGCACCCGACAACCCGCCAATCAGGATCCCCTTGAGCGTCGCCTTGCGCGTGGTGCGCCCGGCGCTCACCTCGATCTG is from Gemmatimonadaceae bacterium and encodes:
- a CDS encoding protein kinase, producing the protein MPDPIVSSSDSELRAHVERVLSANYELDREIGRGGMGIVYLARDRRLKRQVAVKLLPPELAFRSEIRTRFLREAETAAQLSHPHIVPIYSVDEREGLVYFVMAYVDGENLAARLHHHGALDFDEARRVLLEVARALDFAHERGVVHRDIKPDNILMSAEDGRVMVTDFGIARAVSDGDARLTATGMAIGTPAYMSPEQSMGEREVDGRSDLYSLGVVAYQMITGELPFNASSTPALLVKHISEVPTPIQQRRPDVPADLGRAVMMMLEKEPDNRFPSAASLVAALESGDVPVPRNGGPLSLGSLPQRSATEAASLRPGQMAQHIEVGAPTEEELVRWRAPNVKAFRRKLAPWMFAGGASIVVSAFGGPDFAGLWGMYSIYMAWKYAQLWSDGYDWRDILKEPRDRLFFDVVAEWGDNVKALWDPAKRSEMRERKRLREGVGSALFERADSPVPVAAGRSPNDLAALSASSARTVQDARRNREEILRLIETLPKKERSLLGDVPQSAIALYQKIEALSLQVAELERNVPAESSAQLDAEIARLEGEANPLDTRASEERVRRLAYLKRQRRAVADLGGRLAAAREKLESCQVALQNMRLEVVRLRNGPQNYQTITSVAEKAIALGREVDAVVYARDEVAKLKIGGRG
- a CDS encoding protein kinase yields the protein MTDPLRERVGAALGGTYEIEGELGRGGMGVVYRAMDRKLRRAVAIKVLPPELAFRDDVRQRFLREAQTAAQLNHPNIVPIYAVEERDGLVCFVMALVEGEPLALRLATNPRPPVAEVCRILRGVADALAYAHGRGIVHRDVKPDNILIDRATGRPMVTDFGIARAAEGDARLTVTGIAVGTPAYMSPEQAMGEREIDGRSDLYSLAIVAYQMLVGELPFQAGNTPAMLMKHISDTPRPLREYRRDLSPLLVAAIERAMAKRPSDRWDDAGAFRDAIAAVEGGVGALPPASLPPAATRAPAESPRDARLSSAWKHAAPRPSARPTAGGEGEAAPRAPDGAGLAASVRAIVRGVEHQVADQARYAQRMADEAARDAIEAANAGWGGAPRRAPNPGMQPMPAVPSWMPESWREVREQSRMTRRDARSQRAALRGRESLDAFQQLGVVDRIRAFRRRAASSVVTVGFLGVINAMFTPDFPWVIFPALAMTIPLAQRFASLWADGVRLRDIFGAEASRALKAHGEGAAMAVLPTPTQAAQPMVPPDVLAGTYGEHVRRAASDRRAVHEVLAKLTKADKDLIPDVAPTVDSLTERVASLAQALHRLEDDVQPAALEALDQRIAAAREQPESRERDQKVALLERQRATLADLASRHETLRTQLESASLVLQNMRLDMIALRSAGVQSAIDDVSSATQEARAVSRDIAHVLDAARQVR
- a CDS encoding amidohydrolase, whose amino-acid sequence is MIRRLVVLVVAVCAVAAATALVARPRDAQPPRADLVFINGHVVTVDSQRPEAQAVAVRGDRIVAVGTTDAIRRLAGPGTRTIDLGGRLLIPGFIEGHGHYLGLGESKLVLDLTTARNWDDIVAMVGAAAREARAGEWIVGRGWHQEKWDRVPQPNVEGVPLHASLDRVSADHPVLLTHASGHAAFANARALQLAGVTRDTPNPDGGEFVKDAAGEPTGFLKETAQRIVGAARTRDDRLSPADRAARFRRVVQLAGEEALRQGVTTFHDAGADFATIDAYRQLADEGKLPVRLYVMVRRESNARMDSLLPRYRLLGYGNHYLTVRSIKRQIDGALGPRGAWLLEPYADLPTSSGLALESPADIEETARVAIKHGFQVNTHAIGDRANREVLDIYERTFRANPDKRDLRWRDEHSQHIDPADIARFRTLGVIASMQGIHTISDGPWVPRRLGEERARRTSYLWRALWDAGVIVTNGTDVPVEKIDPIPSFWGSVSRIVADGSVFLPEQRVTRAQGLQAYTLNNAYAAFEERDKGSITVGKLADLAVLTKDIMTIPEREIPTARVAMTVLGGKVVYEAK